A stretch of Candidatus Thermoplasmatota archaeon DNA encodes these proteins:
- a CDS encoding lysylphosphatidylglycerol synthase transmembrane domain-containing protein, protein MSSPHSDLPRAPPPVRRPGRRAILLVLALVGLVAGGLTFIGARGELEDIARAVARGDLRWILLAAFLQTGFFLAMAYAFDGAARLVGARLPFRRLALLSASLPFVNLFFPTGGLAGAIHEARHFERMGLARPRAILAVAAEFVLFWASFFVIFFLGLAFLATRAGLAREHLLVVGMGLGLFLGLAFVTFTVLTDPDRLLAWAEPITRLRERLKLKRSDAPSLVEEVVDAVKLLEAEWKHLASPFAASLAAWAFEIASLYAIFLAFGHPVHPGVLVAGYALGVFLGKILPIPGGLGVVDASMAATFAGLAVPLPIAIAVVLVHRGLALWLPVLVGGFAFRALERTPAAAR, encoded by the coding sequence ATGTCCTCCCCGCATTCCGATCTGCCCCGAGCGCCGCCTCCGGTCCGCCGACCGGGTCGCCGCGCGATTCTTCTCGTTCTCGCGCTCGTCGGCCTCGTCGCGGGCGGTCTCACGTTCATCGGCGCGCGGGGCGAGCTCGAGGACATCGCCCGCGCCGTCGCGCGCGGCGACCTCCGCTGGATCCTTCTCGCGGCCTTCCTGCAGACCGGCTTCTTCCTGGCGATGGCCTACGCATTCGACGGCGCCGCGCGCCTTGTGGGCGCGCGCCTGCCGTTCCGGCGCCTCGCGCTCCTCAGCGCGTCGCTGCCGTTCGTGAACCTCTTCTTCCCGACGGGCGGCCTCGCGGGCGCGATCCACGAAGCGCGCCATTTCGAGCGCATGGGCCTCGCGAGGCCGCGCGCGATCCTCGCGGTCGCGGCCGAGTTCGTGCTGTTCTGGGCGTCGTTCTTCGTGATCTTCTTCCTCGGCCTCGCGTTTCTCGCCACGCGCGCAGGCCTCGCGCGCGAGCACCTCCTCGTCGTCGGCATGGGCCTCGGCCTCTTCCTCGGCCTCGCCTTCGTCACGTTCACGGTGCTCACCGATCCGGACCGGCTCCTCGCGTGGGCCGAGCCGATCACGCGGCTGCGGGAGCGCCTGAAGCTTAAGCGCAGCGACGCGCCGAGCCTCGTCGAGGAGGTCGTCGACGCGGTGAAGCTCCTCGAAGCGGAGTGGAAGCACCTCGCCTCGCCTTTCGCCGCCTCGCTCGCAGCGTGGGCGTTCGAGATCGCGTCGCTCTACGCCATCTTCCTCGCCTTCGGCCACCCCGTGCACCCCGGCGTCCTCGTCGCGGGCTACGCCCTCGGCGTCTTCCTCGGCAAGATCCTCCCGATCCCCGGTGGACTCGGCGTGGTGGACGCGTCGATGGCCGCGACGTTCGCGGGCCTCGCCGTGCCGCTTCCCATCGCGATCGCGGTCGTGCTCGTCCATCGCGGCCTCGCGCTGTGGCTCCCCGTGCTCGTGGGCGGCTTCGCGTTCCGCGCCCTCGAACGGACGCCCGCGGCCGCCCGCTGA
- a CDS encoding protein translocase SEC61 complex subunit gamma, with translation MSTAHASTASSTTQHERSLVDKAWEAQEKLESRVSQLGRGKYGRVLRMARKPSKEEFRKAMIVGALGIVFVGAIGFVMYLIFNEVGKLVGM, from the coding sequence ATGTCCACCGCCCACGCTTCCACCGCTTCCTCGACCACGCAGCACGAGCGCTCGCTCGTCGACAAGGCGTGGGAGGCCCAGGAGAAGCTCGAGTCCCGCGTCTCGCAGCTCGGTCGCGGCAAGTACGGCCGCGTCCTCCGCATGGCCCGCAAGCCCTCGAAGGAGGAGTTCCGGAAGGCGATGATCGTCGGCGCGCTCGGCATCGTGTTCGTCGGCGCCATCGGCTTCGTCATGTACCTCATCTTTAACGAGGTCGGCAAGCTCGTCGGCATGTGA